GCAAAACATTCCCTTGAAGTGTCGTCCCGGGCCCTGAACCAGACTATATCCGCCATCACGCCCCCGGCCATTCCCGCACGTGCAACAACCTCATTTGCAAATCACAAGAGCCGGCTTCAGTACCCGGTAACGGGCAAAATCATTTCAAAGTTCGGCACCAAACGCAAAGGCGATTACAACGCCTTCACATTTCAAAGCGGAATTGATATAAAGGCGGATCGGGGTACCCCCGTAAAAACCGTTTTCAGCGGCGAGGTCATTTTTGCCCAATGGCTCAAGGGCTACGGCAATTTGATGATCATCAACCATGGAAACAGTTATTATACCCTTTACGCCCACGTCGAAGAGCTGTACAAAAAAAAAGGCGAGCGGGTGGACACTGGGGAAATCATCGGCACGGCAGGAGATACCGGCTCCATCAAAGGATCGTGCCTTCATTTTGAGGTCCGTCACCACGGCAAACCCGTCGATCCCCTCAAATGGCTGAAAAAAGGAGCATAACAAATGAAAAAAACGAATTGGGCCGTATTGATGCGGTTCTGGCTGACTGTAGCTATGGGCCTGATGCTGACCGCAGGTTCAGCGTACGCGGCTGAAGAAAAAACATATCAATCCTTAAAACTGTTCGCCGACGTCCTGGAAGAGCTTGAAAATAATTATGTGGACCAAGTCAAGCCTGAAGAGCTGGTACACAACGCCATAAAGGGGATGGTGGGCAATCTTGATCCACATTCCAGTTTCATGCCCCCGGACGCCTTTGGAGATCTTAAGGACGATACCAAAGGAGAGTTTTCCGGTATCGGGATTGTTATTACCGTCAAGGACGGCATTCTTACGGTTGTCTCCCCCATTGAAGGCACCCCTGCCTACGCGGCCGGTATCACAGCCGGTGACATTATCGTCAAAATTGATGATGTCTCCACCAAGGATATGGCCATGTGGGAAGCCGTGAACAAAATGAGAGGGCCGCGGTACGAAGAGGTTAAAATCACCATTATCCGGGAAAAGGCTCCCGCGCCGCTGACATTTACACTCAAGCGGGACATAATCCCAATGACCAGTGTACGCTCGGCCATGCTCACCCCGGGATTCGGCTATTTAAGAATTACCAATTTCAGAATGAACACCCTGGATGATGTGACAGAACAACTGTCAGACTTGGAAAAACAGGGAGACGGGCTGAAAGGGCTGATCATTGACCTTCGGGATAATCCGGGGGGATTGCTCGACCAGGCCATTCGAATTTCCGACCTGTTTATCGACAAGGGAACCATCGTATCCATCAAGGGCCGCATAAAAAAGAACAACCAGATGTTCAAAGCCCATCCGAATTTTCCGGAACGTAACTACCCCATTGTCACGTTGATCAACGGCGGTTCAGCGTCAGCTTCAGAGATCGTTGCAGGCGCCCTTAAAGATAATGCCAGATCCCTGATTATCGGCACCACATCATTTGGCAAAGGGTCTGTGCAAACCGTGCGCCCGCTCAAAGATGGATTCGGCCTTAAATACACCATTGCCCGGTACTACACC
This window of the uncultured Desulfobacter sp. genome carries:
- a CDS encoding S41 family peptidase, which translates into the protein MKKTNWAVLMRFWLTVAMGLMLTAGSAYAAEEKTYQSLKLFADVLEELENNYVDQVKPEELVHNAIKGMVGNLDPHSSFMPPDAFGDLKDDTKGEFSGIGIVITVKDGILTVVSPIEGTPAYAAGITAGDIIVKIDDVSTKDMAMWEAVNKMRGPRYEEVKITIIREKAPAPLTFTLKRDIIPMTSVRSAMLTPGFGYLRITNFRMNTLDDVTEQLSDLEKQGDGLKGLIIDLRDNPGGLLDQAIRISDLFIDKGTIVSIKGRIKKNNQMFKAHPNFPERNYPIVTLINGGSASASEIVAGALKDNARSLIIGTTSFGKGSVQTVRPLKDGFGLKYTIARYYTPSGHSIQAKGILPDIRVESGTVEPPQKEESPFDQMLKEKDLKNSLKPEEEETKTKKKSQKDAEIKRLNKDVQVKRALDILISYGVFSKLNGTN